From one Triticum aestivum cultivar Chinese Spring chromosome 4B, IWGSC CS RefSeq v2.1, whole genome shotgun sequence genomic stretch:
- the LOC543348 gene encoding phosphoglucomutase, cytoplasmic translates to MIPLCASSSPSTPAIIAPRPRRLRHRTTTPSLPHSRSPHRLHLLASSSTPRPLARAHRPGSVVTAAEMVFSVTKKETKPYEGQKPGTSGLRKKVTVFQQPHYLANFVQSTFNALPADQVKGATIVVSGDGRYFSKDAVQIIAKMAAANGVRRVWVGQDSLLSTPAVSAIIRERISADGAKATGAFILTASHNPGGPTEDFGIKYNMGNGGPAPESVTDKIFSNTKTVTEYLIAEDLPNVDISVIGVTSFTGPEGPFDVDVFDSATDYIKLMKTIFDFESIKKLLASPKFSFCFDGLHGVAGAYAKRMFVDELGASESSLLNCVPKEDFGGGHPDPNLTYAKELVDRMGLGKTSNVEPPEFGAAADGDADRNMVLGKRFFVTPSDSVAIIAANAVQSIPYFASGLKGVARSMPTSAALDVVAKNLNLKFFEVPTGWKFFGNLMDAGMCSVCGEESFGTGSDHIREKDGIWAVLAWLSILAYKNKDNLGGDKLVTVEDIVLQHWATYGRHYYTRYDYENVDAEAAKELMANLVKMQSSLSDVNKSIKEIQPTVADVVSADEFEYKDPVDGSVSKHQGIRYLFGDGSRLVFRLSGTGSVGATIRIYIEQYEKDSSKTGRASSDALSPLVDVALKFSKIKEYTGRSAPTVIT, encoded by the exons ATGATTCCGCTGTGCGCATCCTCCTCCCCCTCCACGCCCGCTATAATAGCGCCACGCCCTCGTCGCCTTCGTCACCGCACCACCACTCCCTCCCTACCTCACTCCCGATCTccccaccgcctccacctcctcgcctcctcctcgaccccccGCCCCCTCGCGCGCGCCCACCGGCCCGGCTCCGTGGTCACCGCAGCGGAGATGGTGTTCTCCGTCACGAAGAAGGAGACCAAGCCCTACGAGGGCCAGAAGCCCGGCACCTCCGGCCTCCGCAAGAAG GTTACAGTATTCCAGCAGCCTCATTACCTCGCGAATTTCGTTCAATCAACATTTAATGCCCTTCCAGCTGACCAAGTAAAAG GTGCCACCATTGTTGTCTCCGGCGATGGGCGCTATTTCTCAAAGGATGCTGTTCAG ATCATTGCAAAAATGGCTGCTGCTAATGGAGTAAGACGTGTCTGGGTTGGACAAGACAGTCTCTTGTCAACTCCAGCTGTATCTGCTATCATCCGTGAAAGAATTTCTGCAGAT GGCGCAAAGGCTACTGGTGCCTTCATTTTGACAGCCAGCCACAACCCAGGTGGTCCAACCGAG GACTTTGGAATCAAATACAACATGGGGAATGGTGGACCCGCCCCTGAGTCTGTTACCGATAAGATCTTCTCTAATACAAAGACAGTTACTGAATACCTCATTGCGGAGGACCTTCCAAAT GTTGATATTTCTGTGATAGGTGTCACTTCCTTCACTGGACCTGAAGGCCCTTTTGATGTCGATGTCTTTGACTCTGCTACAGATTACATCAAGCTAATGAA GACAATCTTTGACTTCGAGTCTATTAAAAAGCTTCTGGCATCTCCAAAGTTCTCGTTCTG TTTTGATGGTCTTCACGGTGTTGCTGGAGCTTATGCAAAGCGCATGTTTGTGGATGAGCTCGGCGCCAGTGAAAGCTCACTGTTGAACTGTGTTCCAAAG GAAGACTTTGGAGGTGGTCATCCAGACCCTAACCTCACCTACGCAAAAGAACTGGTTGATCGGATGGGTCTTGGGAAAACCTCAAATGTTGAACCCCCTGAATTTGGTGCCGCAGCTGATGGGGATGCTGACCGCAACATGGTTCTTGGTAAAAG ATTCTTCGTGACACCATCAGATTCGGTTGCCATTATTGCGGCCAATGCTGTTCAGTCAATTCCTTACTTTGCTTCTGGCCTGAAGGGAGTTGCCAG GAGCATGCCCACATCAGCTGCACTTGATGTAGTTGCAAAGAATCTAAATCTCAAGTTCTTTGAG GTGCCTACTGGGTGGAAGTTTTTTGGAAACCTGATGGATGCTGGAATGTGCTCAGTTTGTGGTGAAGAAAGCTTTGGCACGG GTTCTGACCACATCCGTGAAAAGGATGGTATTTGGGCTGTTCTAGCTTGGCTATCTATTCTAGCTTACAAGAACAAGGACAACCTTGGAGGAGATAAGCTTGTTACGGTTGAGGACATTGTTCTTCAGCACTGGGCTACTTATGGTCGCCATTATTATACACGATATGACTATGAG AATGTTGATGCAGAAGCTGCCAAGGAACTTATGGCTAACCTAGTCAAGATGCAGTCGTCCCTGTCTGACGTTAACAA GTCGATCAAGGAGATCCAGCCTACTGTTGCAGATGTGGTCTCGGCTGATGAGTTTGAGTACAAGGACCCTGTTGATGGTTCTGTCTCCAAGCATCAGGGTATCCGGTATCTCTTCGGAGATGGTTCCCGACTG GTGTTCCGCCTTTCTGGAACTGGTTCAGTTGGTGCTACTATCCGTATTTACATTGAGCAGTATGAGAAGGATTCTTCCAAAACCGGGAGGGCGTCGAGTGATGCTCTTTCCCCGCTG GTTGATGTGGCCCTGAAGTTTTCAAAGATCAAGGAGTACACCGGCCGATCCGCCCCCACCGTGATCACATAA
- the LOC123090862 gene encoding glutamine synthetase cytosolic isozyme 1-3: MSPLADLLSLDLSGCTGKIIAEYIWVGGTGMDVRSKARTLPGPVDDPSKLPKWNFDGSSTGQATGDDSEVILCPQAIFRDPFRKGNNILVICDCYAPNGEPIPSNKRYNAARIFGHPEVKAEEPWYGIEQEYTLLQKDTNWPIGWPLGGYPGPQGPYYCAAGAEKSYGRDIVDAHYKACLYAGINIGGINAEVMPGQWEFQVGPSVGISAGDELWAARYILERITEIAGVVVSFDPKPIPGEWNGAGAHTNYSTKSMRSEGGYEVIKKAIKKLEARHMEHIAAYGEGNERRLTGRHETADINTFVWGVANRGASVRVGRDTEKEGKGYFEDRRPGSNMDPYVVTSLIAETTILCKAGLSNGK, translated from the exons ATGTCTCCGCTCGCCGACCTTCTCAGCCTCGACCTGTCCGGCTGCACCGGCAAGATCATCGCCGAGTACATATG GGTCGGCGGCACGGGCATGGACGTCAGGAGCAAAGCCAGG ACGCTGCCCGGGCCCGTTGATGACCCCAGCAAGCTCCCAAAATGGAATTTCGACGGCTCCAGCACCGGCCAGGCCACGGGCGACGACAGCGAGGTCATCCTCTG CCCTCAAGCCATCTTCAGGGACCCATTCAGGAAGGGGAACAACATCCTG GTCATCTGTGACTGCTATGCGCCTAACGGAGAGCCGATTCCGAGCAACAAGCGGTACAACGCGGCGAGGATATTCGGCCATCCCGAGGTCAAGGCTGAAGAACCATG GTATGGGATTGAGCAAGAGTACACCCTTCTTCAGAAGGACACCAACTGGCCCATTGGCTGGCCACTAGGGGGTTACCCTGGCCCTCAG GGACCTTACTACTGCGCCGCGGGTGCGGAGAAATCTTACGGGCGCGACATCGTCGATGCACACTACAAGGCCTGCCTCTACGCCGGCATCAACATCGGCGGCATCAATGCAGAAGTCATGCCAGGACAGTGGGAGTTCCAAGTCGGCCCTTCCGTCGGCATCTCGGCCGGCGACGAGCTCTGGGCGGCTCGCTACATCCTGGAG AGGATCACTGAGATTGCTGGCGTCGTCGTCTCCTTCGACCCCAAGCCGATCCCG GGAGAATGGAATGGTGCTGGTGCCCACACAAACTACAG CACCAAGTCGATGAGGAGCGAGGGCGGGTACGAGGTGATCAAGAAGGCGATCAAGAAGCTCGAGGCGCGGCACATGGAGCACATCGCCGCCTACGGTGAGGGCAACGAGCGCCGGCTCACCGGCCGCCATGAGACCGCCGACATCAACACCTTCGTATGG GGCGTGGCGAACCGCGGCGCGTCGGTGCGGGTGGGCCGCGACACCGAGAAGGAAGGCAAGGGCTACTTCGAGGACCGGAGGCCGGGGTCCAACATGGATCCCTACGTCGTCACCTCCCTGATCGCCGAGACCACCATCCTCTGCAAGGCCGGCCTCTCCAATGGCAAGTAG